A single Paraburkholderia sp. FT54 DNA region contains:
- the recN gene encoding DNA repair protein RecN produces the protein MLRHLSIRDFVIVAALDLEFDSGFTVFSGETGAGKSILIDALALALGARADANVVRTGESRADITAEFETHAQVEQWLDEQALGTTGDDGHHEGTVMLRRVVDANGRSRAFINGTAATLAQLREVGEMLVDIHGQHAHQLLMRPDAQRELFDTHAGLSDTAATVTRAWRAWREKVQAVEHAQTRDRELQLERERLAWQLTELDKLAPQPGEWEEVNAEHRRLSHSANLIDGVQGALGALSESDEAMITHLSSIVSKVRDLAEIDPALNDVLAALEPAEIQLQEAAYSLSHYAQKLELDPDRLAQVEKRLDALHSAARKFRLQPETLPEEHEARRAQLAALDAAADLDSLHAAEAKAKEVFLTEAKKLSKARAKAGKALAAAVTTGMQELSMKGGSFEVALVPLPEGGAHGLEQVEFRVAGHAGVPLRPLAKVASGGELARISLALAVIASAASPTPTLIFDEVDTGIGGGVAEVVGRLLHQLGQQRQVLCVTHLPQVAARGDHHFQVAKAGNGQGGTVSSVTSLDKASRVEEVARMLGGLEITPTTRKHAKEMLAA, from the coding sequence ATGCTTCGCCACCTCTCGATACGCGACTTCGTCATCGTCGCCGCGCTCGATCTCGAATTCGACAGCGGCTTTACTGTTTTCTCCGGCGAAACCGGCGCCGGCAAGTCGATCCTGATCGATGCGCTGGCGCTAGCGCTCGGCGCCCGTGCCGATGCGAACGTCGTGCGCACCGGCGAAAGCCGCGCCGACATCACCGCGGAGTTCGAGACCCATGCGCAGGTCGAGCAATGGCTCGACGAGCAGGCGCTCGGCACGACCGGCGACGACGGCCATCACGAAGGCACGGTAATGCTGCGGCGAGTGGTGGACGCGAACGGCCGCTCGCGGGCCTTCATCAACGGCACCGCCGCGACGCTCGCGCAGTTGCGCGAGGTCGGCGAAATGCTGGTGGACATTCATGGTCAGCACGCGCACCAATTGCTGATGCGCCCCGACGCGCAACGCGAACTGTTCGACACTCACGCGGGCCTGTCGGACACTGCGGCAACCGTCACGCGGGCGTGGCGCGCGTGGCGCGAGAAGGTTCAGGCGGTCGAGCACGCGCAAACGCGTGACCGCGAGTTGCAACTGGAGCGCGAACGCCTCGCCTGGCAGCTCACTGAACTGGACAAGCTCGCGCCGCAGCCGGGCGAGTGGGAAGAGGTCAACGCCGAGCATCGGCGGCTGTCGCATTCGGCCAATCTGATCGACGGCGTGCAAGGCGCGCTCGGCGCACTGTCCGAATCGGACGAGGCGATGATCACGCATCTGTCCTCAATCGTCTCGAAGGTGCGCGATCTGGCGGAAATCGATCCGGCCTTGAACGACGTGCTGGCCGCGCTCGAGCCGGCCGAAATCCAGCTACAGGAAGCGGCTTATTCGCTGAGTCATTACGCGCAAAAGCTCGAACTCGATCCGGACCGGCTGGCGCAAGTCGAAAAGCGTCTCGACGCGTTGCATTCCGCCGCGCGCAAATTCCGTCTGCAGCCGGAAACGCTGCCTGAGGAACACGAGGCGCGTCGCGCGCAACTAGCCGCGCTCGACGCGGCCGCGGACCTCGACAGCCTGCACGCAGCCGAAGCCAAGGCCAAAGAAGTTTTCCTGACCGAAGCGAAGAAACTCTCGAAGGCGCGCGCCAAGGCCGGCAAGGCGCTGGCCGCGGCGGTCACCACGGGCATGCAGGAACTGTCGATGAAAGGCGGCAGCTTCGAAGTCGCGCTGGTGCCGCTGCCCGAAGGTGGCGCGCATGGGCTCGAACAGGTCGAGTTCCGCGTCGCCGGTCATGCCGGCGTGCCGCTGCGGCCGCTCGCGAAGGTCGCCTCCGGCGGTGAGCTGGCGCGGATCAGCCTCGCGCTCGCCGTGATCGCCAGCGCCGCCAGCCCCACCCCCACGCTGATCTTCGACGAAGTGGACACGGGCATTGGCGGCGGCGTCGCCGAAGTGGTCGGGCGGCTTTTGCATCAGCTTGGGCAACAGCGCCAGGTGCTATGCGTGACGCACTTGCCGCAAGTTGCCGCGCGCGGTGACCATCATTTCCAGGTGGCGAAGGCGGGCAACGGTCAAGGCGGCACGGTCAGCAGCGTGACCTCGCTCGACAAGGCGAGCCGCGTGGAAGAAGTCGCGCGGATGCTCGGCGGGTTGGAGATCACGCCGACCACGCGCAAGCATGCGAAGGAAATGCTGGCGGCGTAG
- a CDS encoding NAD kinase, with product MQVTSQFKTVALVGRNNTPGIAEPLTALASCIAKRGFEVVFEADTAAEIGVTDYPALRPAEIGARADVAVVLGGDGTMLGIGRQLAPYRTPLIGINHGRLGFITDIPISDMREIVPQMLSGNFEREERVLLEARIMRGGNPIYHALAFNDVVVNRSGFSGMAELHVSVDGRFMYNQRSDGLIVATPTGSTAYALSSQGPILHPQLQGIVLVPIAPHALSNRPIVLPDDSKVSIQIVSGREVNVNFDMQSFTSLELSDTIEVRRSRHTVPMLHPVGYSYFATLRKKLHWNEYPSHEEDPKP from the coding sequence ATGCAAGTGACCAGCCAGTTCAAGACCGTCGCGCTCGTCGGGCGCAACAATACGCCGGGCATCGCCGAGCCGTTGACCGCGCTCGCCTCGTGCATCGCGAAGCGCGGCTTCGAGGTCGTGTTCGAAGCCGACACCGCCGCCGAGATCGGTGTGACCGACTATCCTGCGCTGCGTCCCGCCGAGATCGGCGCGCGCGCCGACGTTGCGGTCGTGCTGGGCGGCGACGGCACCATGCTCGGCATCGGCCGCCAGCTCGCGCCGTACCGCACGCCGCTGATCGGTATCAACCATGGGCGGCTCGGTTTCATTACCGACATTCCGATCTCCGACATGCGCGAAATCGTGCCGCAAATGCTATCCGGCAATTTCGAGCGCGAAGAACGCGTGCTGCTCGAAGCGCGCATCATGCGCGGCGGCAATCCGATCTATCACGCGCTGGCCTTCAACGACGTGGTGGTCAACCGCAGCGGCTTCTCGGGCATGGCGGAACTGCATGTCTCGGTGGACGGCCGCTTCATGTACAACCAGCGCTCGGACGGTCTGATCGTGGCTACGCCCACCGGCTCGACCGCTTACGCGCTGTCGTCGCAAGGGCCGATACTGCATCCGCAATTGCAGGGCATCGTGCTGGTGCCGATCGCGCCGCACGCGCTGTCGAACCGGCCGATCGTGCTGCCGGACGACTCGAAAGTGAGCATCCAGATCGTCTCGGGGCGCGAAGTGAACGTCAATTTCGACATGCAGTCGTTCACCTCGCTCGAACTGAGCGACACGATCGAAGTGCGCCGCTCGCGTCATACGGTGCCGATGCTGCATCCCGTCGGTTACAGCTACTTCGCCACGCTACGCAAAAAGCTGCACTGGAACGAATACCCGTCGCACGAAGAAGACCCCAAACCCTGA
- a CDS encoding RNA-binding S4 domain-containing protein — protein MNYRISTEAGAKLRIDKWLWAARFFKTRSLAADAVEKAHVRIGGASVKPAKDVRVGDLVEIEIERIVWQVEVLGVCDVRGPASVAQTLYAETEESRVKRQVEQERRKTYREPAAALHGRPTKRDRRTIDKLSGGG, from the coding sequence ATGAATTACAGGATTTCAACCGAAGCGGGCGCGAAGCTGCGCATCGACAAATGGCTTTGGGCGGCGCGCTTCTTCAAGACGCGTTCGCTTGCCGCGGACGCCGTCGAAAAAGCCCATGTGCGGATTGGCGGCGCTAGCGTCAAGCCGGCGAAAGACGTGCGGGTCGGCGACCTGGTCGAAATCGAGATCGAGCGGATTGTGTGGCAGGTGGAAGTGCTCGGCGTGTGCGACGTGCGCGGCCCGGCGAGCGTCGCGCAGACGCTTTACGCGGAAACTGAAGAGAGCAGGGTGAAGCGGCAGGTCGAACAGGAGCGGCGCAAGACGTATCGCGAACCGGCGGCCGCGTTGCACGGCCGACCGACGAAACGCGACAGGCGCACTATCGACAAACTTTCAGGTGGGGGTTGA
- the hrcA gene encoding heat-inducible transcriptional repressor HrcA: MLDPRAQTLLKTLIERYIAEGQPVGSRTLSRYSGLELSPATIRNVMSDLEDLGLVISPHTSAGRIPTPRGYRLFVDTMLTVESAADEEAVTRTVKTTLQAGEPQKIVAAAASVLSNLSQFAGVVLTPRRSHVFKQIEFMRLSDKRILLIIVTPEGDVQNRIMATQRDFSPSQLVEASNYINAHFAGLSFDDVRRRLREEIDELRGDMTTLMHAAVTASTDESDTGETVLISGERNLLEVADLSSDMARLRKLFDVFDQKTSLLQLLDVSSHAAGVQIFIGGESNLVPIEEMSVVTAPYEVNGKIVGTLGVIGPTRMAYNRVIPIVDITARLLSLTLSQQ; the protein is encoded by the coding sequence ATGCTAGATCCTCGCGCACAAACCCTCCTCAAAACGCTGATCGAGCGCTACATCGCCGAAGGTCAGCCGGTCGGCTCGCGCACGTTGTCGCGCTATTCGGGCCTCGAACTGAGTCCCGCAACGATCCGCAACGTGATGTCCGACCTCGAGGACCTGGGGCTCGTGATCAGCCCGCATACTTCGGCGGGCCGCATTCCCACGCCGCGCGGCTACCGCCTGTTCGTGGACACCATGCTGACGGTGGAGTCCGCCGCTGACGAAGAAGCGGTGACGCGCACCGTCAAGACTACGCTGCAGGCGGGCGAGCCGCAGAAAATTGTTGCCGCGGCGGCCAGCGTGCTCTCCAATTTGTCGCAGTTCGCCGGCGTGGTGCTCACGCCGCGGCGCAGCCACGTGTTCAAGCAGATCGAGTTCATGCGTTTGTCCGACAAGCGCATTCTGCTGATCATCGTCACGCCGGAGGGCGACGTGCAGAACCGCATCATGGCGACCCAGCGCGATTTCTCGCCGTCGCAGCTGGTCGAAGCGTCCAACTACATCAACGCGCACTTCGCGGGTCTTTCGTTCGACGACGTGCGCCGCCGCCTGCGCGAAGAAATCGACGAACTGCGCGGCGACATGACCACGCTGATGCACGCCGCCGTCACGGCCAGCACGGACGAATCCGACACGGGCGAAACCGTGCTGATTTCCGGCGAGCGCAACCTGCTCGAAGTCGCCGACCTTTCGTCGGACATGGCGCGCTTGCGCAAGCTGTTCGATGTGTTCGACCAAAAGACCAGTCTCCTTCAATTGCTCGACGTGTCGAGTCACGCGGCGGGCGTGCAGATTTTCATTGGCGGCGAGTCGAATCTCGTACCGATCGAGGAAATGAGCGTGGTCACCGCGCCGTACGAGGTGAACGGCAAGATCGTCGGCACGCTGGGCGTGATCGGACCGACCCGCATGGCCTACAACCGCGTGATTCCGATTGTGGACATCACCGCGCGGCTGCTTTCCCTGACGCTCAGCCAGCAATAA
- the glnE gene encoding bifunctional [glutamate--ammonia ligase]-adenylyl-L-tyrosine phosphorylase/[glutamate--ammonia-ligase] adenylyltransferase, translated as MTDATLLSSNYSHYAARAAAARPQLVAHVAALAGGSLTRERIDARFDALCAEAAGAVGAPLSEDALKRALRQLRTEVFCAVMERDLAGEADVAEVTGAMTDLAETTIQRALAVLSAELETLYGEPRGPQGERLSLGVVGMGKLGGRELNVSSDIDLIFIYEEDGETAGGQRSPIATQDFFTRLGKRLIGALAEVTGDGYVFRVDMRLRPNGDSGPLVCSLGMLEEYFYVQGREWERYAWIKGRLVSEGVSDAAQRLQKQLDAIVTPFVYRRYLDFGVISAIRALHLQIRQEAQRRASMRPDKADDIKLGRGGIREIEFSAQVFQLIRGGQDAGFRVRPTLAVLRHAATHGLIDSSVCVKLSQAYRFLRELEHRLQYRNDAQTHAMPVDPEERAALAHAMGCDDYAALMTRLDAHREFVEQQFDQIFADKVSGRDGCGAPEDGAAVWVWSSALADDSADEALQARLIELGVAEPGELVARLRAVWQSSRYAGLAERSRQRFDIVAQRALEAARTLEPAERRGDTVARFFDLLEAVSRRGAYLALLTEYPQALHRVLSVLGGSRWAAGYLIRHPQLLDELLDDEAINSPFDWPEFKRTLRLRLAAADGVEQQMDLLRHAHQAEVFRILLIDLAGKLSVEHVSDRLSELADAVLDVTLEAVWNQLPKRHRDVPRFAVIAYGKLGGKELGYASDLDLIFLYDDTDDAAADVYSTYTRRLITWLTTATGAGTLFDVDLRLRPNGESGLLVTDLDAFRRYQLREGDAANTAWVWEHQALSRARYCAGDAEIGAKFEAIREQVLTTPREAAPLMKEIVEMRARVEAGHPNHTALFDLKHDSGGMVDIEFTVQYWVLLHAASDPELIRNTGNIALLREVSRLGLMSEAEAETVGAAYRTYRKLQHQLRLDGMEKARVVPALVATEREAVLGLWKRVFG; from the coding sequence ATGACCGACGCCACTCTCCTGAGTTCCAACTATTCACACTACGCGGCGCGCGCCGCGGCGGCCCGTCCGCAACTCGTGGCGCACGTGGCGGCGCTCGCCGGCGGGTCGCTCACGCGCGAGCGTATCGACGCGCGTTTCGACGCGTTGTGCGCAGAGGCCGCCGGCGCGGTCGGTGCGCCGTTGAGTGAAGATGCACTCAAACGGGCCTTGCGCCAATTGCGCACCGAGGTCTTCTGCGCCGTGATGGAGCGTGATCTGGCCGGCGAGGCGGATGTTGCCGAAGTCACCGGCGCGATGACCGACCTGGCGGAGACGACTATCCAGCGGGCGCTGGCGGTCCTGTCCGCCGAACTTGAAACGCTCTACGGCGAGCCGCGCGGACCGCAAGGCGAACGGCTCTCGCTCGGCGTGGTGGGGATGGGCAAGCTGGGCGGGCGCGAGCTGAACGTGTCGTCGGATATCGACTTGATCTTCATTTATGAAGAGGACGGCGAGACGGCGGGCGGTCAGCGCTCGCCGATCGCCACGCAGGACTTTTTCACGCGCCTCGGCAAACGCCTGATCGGCGCCCTCGCCGAAGTGACCGGCGACGGCTATGTGTTCCGCGTCGACATGCGGCTGCGGCCGAACGGCGACTCGGGGCCGCTCGTGTGCAGCCTCGGCATGCTCGAAGAGTATTTCTACGTGCAAGGCCGCGAGTGGGAGCGCTATGCGTGGATCAAAGGCCGCCTCGTGTCCGAAGGCGTGAGCGACGCCGCGCAACGGTTGCAGAAGCAACTGGACGCGATCGTCACGCCGTTCGTCTACCGCCGTTATCTCGACTTCGGCGTGATCAGCGCGATTCGCGCCCTGCATCTGCAGATTCGCCAGGAGGCGCAGCGCCGCGCGTCGATGCGGCCCGACAAGGCCGACGACATCAAGCTCGGGCGGGGCGGTATCCGCGAAATCGAATTCAGCGCGCAGGTGTTCCAGTTGATCCGTGGCGGCCAGGACGCGGGCTTCCGCGTGCGGCCGACGCTTGCCGTGCTGCGTCACGCGGCCACCCATGGGCTGATCGACTCGTCGGTTTGCGTGAAGCTTTCGCAGGCATATCGCTTCCTGCGCGAACTCGAACATCGTCTGCAATACCGTAACGATGCGCAAACCCATGCGATGCCGGTCGATCCCGAGGAACGCGCGGCGCTCGCTCACGCGATGGGTTGCGACGACTACGCCGCGCTGATGACCAGGCTCGATGCGCATCGCGAATTCGTCGAACAGCAGTTCGATCAGATTTTCGCCGACAAGGTGAGCGGCCGCGACGGCTGCGGCGCACCCGAAGACGGCGCCGCCGTATGGGTCTGGAGCAGCGCGCTCGCCGACGACAGCGCCGACGAAGCCCTGCAGGCGCGCCTCATCGAACTCGGCGTGGCTGAGCCGGGCGAACTGGTCGCGCGGCTGCGCGCGGTGTGGCAGTCCTCGCGTTACGCGGGGCTGGCCGAGCGTAGCCGGCAGCGTTTCGATATCGTCGCGCAACGGGCGCTCGAAGCCGCGCGCACGCTGGAGCCGGCCGAGCGGCGCGGCGATACCGTGGCGCGCTTCTTCGACCTGCTCGAAGCGGTGAGCCGGCGCGGCGCCTATCTGGCGCTGCTGACCGAATATCCGCAGGCGCTGCATCGCGTGCTGTCGGTGCTCGGCGGATCGCGCTGGGCGGCGGGCTACCTGATCCGCCATCCGCAATTGCTCGACGAATTGCTGGACGACGAAGCAATCAACAGCCCGTTCGACTGGCCCGAGTTCAAGCGCACGCTGCGCCTGCGTCTGGCCGCTGCGGACGGCGTCGAGCAGCAGATGGACCTGTTGCGCCATGCGCACCAGGCCGAGGTATTTCGCATTCTGCTGATCGATCTGGCCGGCAAGCTGAGCGTCGAACATGTGAGCGACCGGCTGTCCGAACTCGCCGATGCCGTGCTCGACGTCACGCTGGAGGCCGTCTGGAACCAGTTGCCGAAACGCCACCGCGACGTGCCGCGTTTCGCGGTGATCGCGTACGGCAAGCTGGGCGGCAAGGAACTGGGTTACGCGTCCGACCTCGATCTGATCTTCCTCTACGACGACACGGACGACGCAGCAGCCGACGTCTACTCCACCTACACCCGCCGCCTGATCACCTGGCTCACGACCGCCACCGGCGCCGGCACCCTGTTCGACGTCGACTTGCGCCTGCGCCCGAACGGCGAGTCGGGTCTGCTCGTCACCGATCTTGACGCGTTTCGCCGTTACCAGCTTCGCGAGGGCGACGCGGCCAATACGGCGTGGGTGTGGGAGCACCAGGCACTCAGCCGTGCGCGCTACTGCGCGGGCGATGCCGAGATCGGCGCGAAGTTCGAAGCCATCCGCGAACAGGTGTTGACCACGCCGCGCGAAGCTGCGCCGCTGATGAAAGAGATCGTCGAGATGCGTGCGCGCGTCGAAGCGGGGCATCCGAACCATACGGCGCTGTTCGACCTGAAGCACGACAGCGGCGGGATGGTGGATATCGAGTTCACCGTGCAGTACTGGGTGCTGTTGCACGCGGCGAGCGATCCCGAGCTGATCCGCAATACCGGCAACATCGCGTTGCTGCGGGAAGTATCGCGGCTTGGTCTGATGAGCGAGGCGGAAGCGGAGACGGTCGGTGCGGCGTATCGAACGTACCGCAAGTTGCAGCACCAGTTGCGTCTGGACGGGATGGAGAAGGCGCGGGTCGTGCCGGCGCTGGTGGCCACCGAGCGGGAGGCGGTGCTGGGCCTGTGGAAGCGCGTGTTTGGTTAA
- the hemH gene encoding ferrochelatase, producing MRFDLERPSQNATSHRVAVLLINLGTPDAPTPRAVRRYLAQFLSDPRVVEIPALLWQIILRVLILPFRGVASAKKYAAVWMPEGSPLRVHTEKQVEGLRHLLQLNDYTVLVDYAMRYGTPGIPAMLNQLKLAGAERVLLMPMYPQYSSSTTATAFDDAFSALKRMRNQPEIRTVRQYADHPAYIAALAAQVHHYWHQHGRPDFAAGDKLVLSFHGVPKRTLDLGDPYHEQCQQTGAALMQALELTQVECRITFQSRFGKAEWLQPYTAPTLKELGAAGVRRADVFCPGFTADCLETIEEIGMEVRDEFLHAGGKDFHRIPCVNASQAWIAALGEIVAQNLQGWPVQTLPVPHTTGA from the coding sequence ATGCGCTTCGACCTCGAGCGGCCTTCACAAAACGCCACGTCACACCGTGTCGCCGTGCTGCTGATCAATCTCGGCACACCCGACGCGCCGACGCCGCGTGCGGTCCGCCGCTATCTGGCGCAGTTTCTTTCCGATCCGCGCGTGGTCGAAATTCCCGCGCTGCTCTGGCAGATCATCCTGCGCGTGCTGATATTGCCGTTCCGGGGCGTCGCCTCGGCCAAGAAGTACGCCGCGGTGTGGATGCCCGAAGGCTCGCCGCTGCGCGTCCATACGGAGAAGCAGGTGGAAGGCTTGCGCCATCTGCTGCAATTGAACGACTACACGGTGCTCGTCGATTACGCAATGCGCTATGGCACGCCGGGCATTCCGGCCATGCTGAACCAGCTCAAGCTGGCGGGCGCCGAGCGCGTGTTGCTGATGCCTATGTATCCGCAGTATTCGTCGTCGACCACCGCCACCGCGTTCGACGACGCCTTTTCGGCCCTCAAGCGCATGCGCAATCAGCCGGAAATCCGCACGGTGCGCCAGTACGCCGACCATCCTGCCTACATTGCGGCGCTCGCCGCGCAGGTTCATCACTATTGGCATCAGCACGGCCGGCCGGACTTTGCCGCAGGCGACAAGCTGGTGCTGAGTTTTCACGGCGTGCCCAAGCGCACGCTGGACCTCGGCGACCCGTACCACGAGCAATGCCAGCAAACCGGCGCGGCGCTGATGCAGGCGCTCGAACTGACGCAGGTGGAATGCCGCATCACGTTCCAGTCACGTTTCGGCAAGGCGGAGTGGCTGCAGCCGTACACGGCGCCTACGTTGAAAGAACTGGGCGCGGCGGGCGTGCGGCGCGCCGACGTGTTCTGTCCGGGCTTCACCGCCGATTGCCTTGAAACCATTGAGGAAATTGGCATGGAAGTGCGTGACGAATTCCTCCACGCAGGCGGCAAGGATTTCCATCGGATTCCGTGCGTGAACGCCTCGCAGGCGTGGATTGCCGCGCTGGGCGAAATCGTCGCGCAGAATCTGCAGGGCTGGCCGGTGCAGACGCTGCCCGTGCCGCACACAACAGGAGCTTGA